From Streptomyces sp. NBC_00370, a single genomic window includes:
- a CDS encoding DUF475 domain-containing protein has product MVLKTFRWAFLISLLGLAAGVLYDGWAGLGVVAILAVLEVSLSFDNAVINAGILKKMNAFWQRIFLTVGVLIAVFGMRLAFPIVIVTITARINPVEAVRLAFNDKDRYEQLVTDAHPSIAAFGGMFLLMIFLSFIFEERDIKWQAWLERPLAKLGRIEMLSVCVALIVLLIAALTVATHAHQHGGHHADKSGTVLTAGVAGLVAYLIVGGLSTFFENRLEEDEERAEAERETRGAEQGDPAVSGAGLTGKAAFFMFLYLEVLDASFSFDGVIGAFAITNDIVLMALGLGIGALYVRSLTVYLVRQGTLDDYVYLEHGAHYAIGALAVILLVTIQYEISELITGLVGVVLIGWSFLSSVRRNKLQSV; this is encoded by the coding sequence GTGGTTCTGAAGACTTTCCGATGGGCGTTCCTCATCAGCCTGCTCGGCCTGGCGGCCGGGGTCCTCTACGACGGCTGGGCGGGGCTCGGGGTCGTGGCGATCCTGGCCGTACTCGAAGTGTCGCTGTCCTTCGACAACGCGGTGATCAACGCCGGAATCCTGAAGAAGATGAATGCCTTCTGGCAGCGGATCTTCCTCACCGTCGGCGTGCTGATCGCCGTCTTCGGCATGCGGCTCGCCTTCCCCATCGTGATCGTCACCATCACGGCCAGGATCAATCCTGTCGAGGCGGTACGGCTCGCGTTCAACGACAAGGACCGCTACGAACAGCTGGTGACCGACGCCCACCCGTCGATCGCCGCCTTCGGCGGGATGTTCCTGCTGATGATCTTCCTCAGCTTCATCTTCGAGGAGCGGGACATCAAGTGGCAGGCGTGGCTGGAGCGCCCGCTGGCGAAGCTCGGCAGGATCGAGATGCTCTCGGTCTGCGTCGCGCTGATCGTGCTGCTGATCGCGGCGCTGACGGTGGCCACCCACGCCCATCAGCACGGCGGCCACCACGCCGACAAGTCGGGCACGGTCCTGACGGCGGGAGTGGCGGGCCTCGTCGCGTATCTGATCGTCGGCGGGCTCTCCACGTTCTTCGAGAACCGGCTGGAGGAGGACGAGGAACGCGCGGAGGCGGAGCGTGAGACGCGCGGTGCCGAACAGGGCGACCCGGCCGTCTCGGGGGCCGGTCTCACCGGCAAGGCCGCGTTCTTCATGTTCCTCTACCTGGAGGTGCTGGACGCGTCGTTCTCCTTCGACGGAGTCATCGGCGCTTTCGCCATCACCAACGACATCGTGCTGATGGCCCTCGGCCTCGGTATCGGCGCCCTGTACGTCAGGTCGCTCACGGTCTACCTCGTGCGGCAGGGGACCCTGGACGACTACGTCTATCTGGAGCACGGCGCGCACTACGCGATCGGCGCCCTCGCCGTGATCCTCCTCGTCACCATCCAGTACGAGATCAGCGAACTGATCACCGGGCTCGTCGGGGTCGTGCTGATCGGGTGGTCGTTCCTCTCGTC